In the genome of Nycticebus coucang isolate mNycCou1 chromosome 12, mNycCou1.pri, whole genome shotgun sequence, one region contains:
- the FKBP11 gene encoding peptidyl-prolyl cis-trans isomerase FKBP11 codes for MTLRPSLLPLHLLLLLSGAMCRAEAGFETESPIRTLQVETLVEPPEPCAQPAALGDTLHIHYTGSLVDGRIIDTSLTRDPLVIELGQKQVIPGLEQSLLDMCVGEKRRAIIPSHLAYGKRGFPPSIPADAVVQYDVELIALNRANYWQKLVKGILPVVGMAMVPALLGLIGYHLYKKANRPKVSKKKLKEEKRNKSKKK; via the exons ATGACCCTGCGCCCCTCACTACTCCCGCTgcatctgctgctgctgctcagtGGGGCTATGTGCCGggcggaggctgggtttgaaaccgaaAGTCCCATCCGGACCCTCCAAGTGGAGACACTG GTGGAGCCCCCCGAACCGTGTGCGCAGCCGGCTGCTTTGGGAGACACGCTTCACATACACTACACG GGCAGCTTGGTAGATGGACGCATTATTGATACCTCCCTGACCAGAGACCCTCTGGTTATAGAACTTGGCCAAAAGCAGGTGATCCCAG GTCTGGAGCAGAGCCTTCTAGACATGTGTGTGGG AGAGAAGCGAAGGGCAATCATTCCTTCTCACTTGGCCTATGGAAAACGGGGATTTCCACCATCTATCCCAG CCGATGCAGTGGTGCAGTATGATGTGGAGCTGATTGCACTGAACAGAGCAAACTACTGGCAAAAGCTAGTGAAGGGCATTTTGCCTGTGGTAGGCATGGCCATGGTGCCAGCCCTCCTAGGCCTCATTGGGTATCACTTATACAAAAAGGCTAACAGACCTAAagtctccaaaaagaagctcaaGGAAGAAAAACGAAACAagagcaaaaagaaataa
- the LOC128560947 gene encoding 60S ribosomal protein L26-like 1, producing MKFNPFVTSDRSKNRKQHFNAPSHVRRKIMSSPLSKELQQKYNVRSMPIRKDDEVQVVRGHYKGQQIGKVVQVYRKKYVIYIERVQCEKANGTTVHVGIHPSKVVITRLKLDKDPKKILERKAKSRQVGKQKGKYKEELIEKMQE from the coding sequence ATGAAGTTCAATCCCTTCGTGACCTCGGACCGCAGCAAAAACCGCAAACAACATTTTAATGCCCCCTCGCACGTACGCAGGAAGATCATGTCGTCTCCGCTATCCAAGGAGCTCCAGCAGAAGTACAACGTGCGCTCCATGCCCATCCGCAAGGACGATGAAGTCCAGGTGGTTCGAGGACACTATAAAGGTCAGCAAATTGGCAAGGTAGTCCAGGTGTACAGGAAGAAGTATGTCATCTACATTGAGCGGGTGCAGTGTGAGAAGGCTAATGGCACAACTGTCCACGTGGGCATTCACCCAAGCAAGGTGGTTATCACCAGGCTAAAACTGGATAAAGATCCGAAAAAAATTCTTGAACGCAAAGCCAAGTCTCGACAAGTTGGAAAACAGAAAGGCAAATATAAGGAAGAACTTATTGAGAAAATGCAGGAATGA